A genomic window from Arthrobacter sp. FW305-BF8 includes:
- a CDS encoding ABC transporter substrate-binding protein translates to MRSSFPLSVSVGLVALLSLSACGFSGESGKSSQAADPDQRIVVDNFRAPVADWALESDAAYILSLSGCLETLTRYDETQGKIVPSLATEWKQVSDLEWDFKIREGVKFQDGAALDAKAVVTSLQNVLDAEVPARAFSPKVVKAVKAVDENTVRLTTPTESPLVPYRLASVNTGVLSPAAFKGETVDPFGHCTGPFKPVSEKPKQSLTLDRNENYWGGQVQLAGAEIRFITDGATRTAQVQTGEADVSLSIPVSGLAALESDSNVKVLKADSPRTATLYMNNGKAPFDDVDFRKAVRSALDLDALAASVYEGAAVPATGPFAPSEPWAAEGAQTPKQDLDAAKKLLASAGYTAGRPLEIIAIVERAEFADVATVIQENLKAVGVPVKITTKEYAAVEPDLLSGNYDMVLSQRNRLIDIADPIGFLTADYTCDGTYNLSHFCNAEYDKKIAQAATTADAEERYRLYAEAGQILQDQAVNVWLVNEQAIDAVRTDLQAHVQDPLARYVLRAETAKSGS, encoded by the coding sequence TTGCGCTCTTCCTTCCCGCTGTCCGTGTCCGTGGGGCTCGTGGCGCTTCTTTCCCTGTCCGCCTGCGGCTTCAGCGGCGAGTCCGGCAAATCCAGCCAGGCGGCCGACCCTGACCAGCGGATCGTCGTCGACAACTTCCGCGCACCCGTGGCGGACTGGGCGCTGGAGAGCGACGCCGCCTACATCCTGTCCCTGTCCGGTTGCCTCGAGACGCTGACGCGCTACGACGAGACCCAGGGCAAAATCGTGCCGTCGCTCGCCACGGAGTGGAAGCAGGTCTCCGACCTCGAGTGGGACTTCAAGATTCGCGAGGGCGTCAAGTTCCAGGACGGTGCCGCGCTGGACGCCAAAGCGGTGGTGACCTCGCTGCAGAACGTCCTTGACGCCGAAGTCCCCGCCCGCGCGTTCAGCCCCAAGGTGGTCAAGGCGGTCAAGGCCGTCGACGAAAACACCGTCCGCCTGACCACGCCGACGGAGAGCCCGCTGGTTCCCTACCGGCTGGCAAGCGTCAACACCGGCGTGCTGTCCCCGGCCGCCTTCAAGGGCGAGACCGTCGACCCGTTCGGCCACTGCACCGGCCCCTTCAAGCCGGTGTCCGAGAAGCCGAAGCAGTCCCTGACGCTGGACCGCAACGAAAACTACTGGGGTGGGCAGGTGCAGCTTGCCGGCGCCGAGATCCGGTTCATCACCGATGGCGCCACCCGCACCGCGCAGGTCCAGACCGGCGAAGCGGACGTGTCCCTGTCCATCCCCGTCTCGGGACTGGCTGCCCTGGAGTCGGACTCCAACGTCAAGGTCCTGAAGGCGGATTCGCCGCGGACCGCCACGCTGTACATGAACAACGGCAAGGCCCCGTTCGACGACGTCGACTTCCGCAAGGCGGTGCGCTCGGCTCTCGATCTGGACGCCTTGGCCGCCAGCGTCTACGAGGGCGCTGCGGTCCCGGCTACCGGTCCGTTCGCGCCGTCGGAGCCGTGGGCCGCTGAGGGTGCCCAGACGCCGAAGCAGGACCTCGACGCCGCCAAGAAGCTGCTCGCCTCCGCCGGCTACACCGCCGGCCGGCCGCTGGAGATCATCGCGATCGTGGAGCGCGCGGAGTTCGCTGACGTGGCCACCGTCATCCAGGAGAACCTGAAGGCCGTGGGCGTTCCAGTGAAAATCACCACCAAGGAGTACGCCGCCGTGGAACCGGACCTGCTGTCCGGCAACTACGACATGGTGCTGAGCCAGCGCAACCGCCTGATCGACATCGCCGACCCCATCGGCTTCCTCACCGCGGACTACACCTGCGACGGCACCTACAACCTCAGCCACTTCTGCAACGCGGAGTACGACAAGAAGATCGCCCAGGCAGCCACGACGGCCGACGCCGAGGAGCGCTACAGGTTGTACGCGGAGGCCGGCCAGATCCTCCAGGACCAGGCCGTGAACGTGTGGCTGGTCAACGAGCAGGCCATCGACGCCGTCCGCACAGACCTGCAGGCACACGTCCAGGACCCGCTGGCGCGCTACGTGCTCCGGGCGGAAACGGCCAAGTCAGGCTCGTGA
- a CDS encoding ABC transporter permease — protein MMLFLARRTAALVVAVLLASFVVFLIPYVTPGDPVRKIIRSRVAGDAIDDSAIQALSAQLGLQDPLWTQYLRWLGRFASGDMGLSYTSRTPVVDQVLPALWVTLSLVVMTLAVAALIAVVLGIAAALNEGRAADKAITAVSQAFIAMPEYWLAPMLVLVFALELSVLPSAGWEGPTSAVLPVAVLALRPASHFTSAVREGMLDALGADHVTAARGRGLSYFHTVRKHVIPNGLLPLTTLAAVWFAGLLGGSVIVEVIFAIPGMGRLLFDGVLNSDIPLAQGAVVVVVGLAVLLTTAADLVHGLLNPQVRMRHA, from the coding sequence ATGATGCTGTTCCTCGCCAGGAGAACGGCGGCCCTGGTGGTCGCCGTTCTTCTGGCGTCTTTCGTGGTGTTCCTCATCCCGTACGTCACCCCGGGCGATCCGGTGCGCAAGATCATCCGCTCGCGGGTGGCCGGTGACGCGATTGATGACTCCGCCATCCAGGCGCTGTCCGCCCAGCTGGGGCTCCAGGACCCCCTGTGGACGCAGTACCTGCGCTGGCTGGGACGCTTCGCCAGCGGCGACATGGGCCTGTCCTACACCAGCCGCACCCCGGTGGTGGATCAGGTGCTGCCCGCCCTCTGGGTCACGCTCAGCCTGGTGGTCATGACGCTCGCCGTGGCGGCCCTGATCGCCGTGGTCCTCGGCATCGCCGCCGCGCTGAACGAGGGCCGCGCCGCGGACAAGGCCATCACCGCCGTCTCGCAGGCGTTCATCGCCATGCCGGAGTACTGGCTGGCACCCATGCTGGTGCTGGTCTTCGCGCTGGAACTGTCCGTTCTGCCCTCGGCCGGGTGGGAAGGCCCGACGTCGGCCGTGCTGCCCGTGGCGGTCCTCGCCTTGCGTCCGGCGAGCCATTTCACGTCCGCCGTGCGGGAGGGAATGCTCGACGCCCTCGGCGCCGACCACGTCACTGCCGCGCGGGGCAGGGGACTGAGCTACTTCCACACAGTGCGCAAGCACGTGATCCCCAACGGCCTGCTGCCGCTCACCACGCTCGCGGCCGTGTGGTTCGCCGGCCTGCTGGGCGGGTCGGTCATCGTCGAGGTCATCTTCGCGATCCCCGGGATGGGACGGCTGCTGTTCGACGGCGTCTTGAACAGCGACATCCCGCTGGCACAGGGAGCAGTGGTGGTCGTCGTCGGGCTGGCTGTCCTGCTGACCACGGCCGCGGACCTGGTCCACGGGCTCCTCAACCCCCAGGTCAGGATGCGGCATGCGTAA
- a CDS encoding MFS transporter yields MKSYLPETRVLLGTQMVFNLGFYAVIPFLAGAMGGDYGLDAAAVGLVLGARTFSQQGMFLFGGLLADRWGARRAILAGCLVRIAGYATLAAASDFTLFLLGAALTGAGGALFSPALESRLSHADRAHASAEERAPGKGRRSVFVWLAITGEMGALVGPLLGAALLGWGFDAALAAGIAIFVAVTVLLWFRLPAGPPGKPETAGARDPEAAPGQSRNALGCLKNRRFVAFCLLASTNMVAYNQLYFAFPLELDRRGLDASWLAMLFLLASVLTLLLQLPVAAVGQRLGPGRAMSAGFLLVAAALAAAAFTSVQTEAGGAGAENSGVGGPVPAGSAEAGSLVLMAGIVGALILGHMLLRPTILSLIPRFIPPEGADSGRGAYYGLSATCGGIAVLAGNALLGWLLDLTDRNHWWPGTPWLPMVGLAVLAALLLPRLLHGIHRPSTLGTATDPAPIPKGGLREQSR; encoded by the coding sequence TTGAAGTCATACCTGCCTGAAACGCGTGTTCTGCTCGGCACCCAGATGGTGTTCAATCTGGGGTTCTACGCAGTGATTCCCTTCCTCGCCGGCGCCATGGGCGGGGATTACGGACTGGACGCCGCCGCCGTCGGCCTTGTTCTGGGCGCCCGCACCTTTAGCCAGCAGGGGATGTTCCTGTTCGGGGGCCTGCTGGCCGACCGGTGGGGTGCCCGGCGGGCGATCCTGGCTGGCTGCCTGGTACGCATCGCCGGATACGCCACCCTGGCGGCTGCGTCGGATTTCACGCTGTTCCTCCTCGGCGCCGCGCTCACCGGTGCGGGAGGTGCGCTGTTCTCGCCCGCGCTGGAGTCCCGGCTGTCGCACGCGGACCGTGCGCATGCCAGCGCCGAGGAGCGCGCTCCAGGCAAGGGCCGGCGCTCGGTGTTCGTCTGGCTGGCCATCACGGGGGAGATGGGCGCCCTCGTCGGCCCGCTGCTGGGGGCGGCCCTGCTGGGGTGGGGCTTTGACGCGGCGCTGGCGGCGGGAATCGCAATCTTCGTTGCCGTGACGGTCCTGCTGTGGTTCCGCCTCCCCGCAGGGCCACCAGGGAAGCCGGAAACTGCCGGAGCGCGGGACCCGGAAGCCGCACCGGGCCAGTCCCGCAACGCACTCGGGTGCCTGAAGAACCGGCGCTTCGTGGCGTTCTGCCTGCTCGCCAGCACCAACATGGTGGCCTACAACCAGCTCTACTTCGCGTTCCCGCTTGAGCTTGACCGGCGGGGGCTGGACGCTTCGTGGCTGGCCATGCTGTTCCTGCTCGCGTCCGTGCTGACACTGCTGCTGCAGCTGCCGGTGGCCGCGGTGGGCCAGCGGCTGGGGCCGGGCCGGGCCATGTCGGCGGGTTTCCTGCTGGTGGCAGCTGCCTTGGCGGCCGCCGCTTTCACGTCCGTGCAGACGGAAGCCGGCGGTGCTGGGGCGGAAAATTCTGGAGTGGGAGGGCCCGTACCGGCTGGTTCGGCGGAGGCCGGCTCCCTGGTGCTGATGGCGGGCATCGTCGGCGCGCTGATCCTCGGCCACATGCTCCTGCGGCCCACCATCCTGTCGCTGATCCCGCGGTTTATCCCGCCGGAAGGGGCGGACTCGGGGCGCGGCGCGTATTACGGGCTGTCCGCCACCTGCGGCGGCATTGCCGTCCTGGCGGGGAATGCGCTGCTGGGCTGGCTGCTGGATCTGACGGACCGGAACCACTGGTGGCCGGGAACGCCCTGGCTGCCGATGGTGGGCCTCGCGGTCCTGGCTGCCCTGTTGCTGCCGCGGCTGCTGCACGGGATTCACCGCCCCAGCACCCTCGGGACGGCGACGGACCCGGCCCCCATACCCAAGGGCGGCCTGCGGGAGCAGAGCCGTTAG
- a CDS encoding aminotransferase class I/II-fold pyridoxal phosphate-dependent enzyme has translation MTDSPASRRALEVASIPSFQRISEHLNHSTYARRKHHPGICDFTLGNPHQMPQDAYVDALRDALHPHDDQWFAYKTNEADAREAAADSLSRLLDVPFEAEDLYLTTGGFTAIALALKAVTDPGDEVIYSLPPWFLYEPLAVEAGLVPVKVRIDLETFDLDLAAIEAAITERTRVVIINSPNNPTGRIYPPELLRQLATLLDEASARIGRRIYLVSDEPYNRIVFDGARFHSPAEFYPYTLLAYSYGKTHLAPGERIGYLALPPSMPDRKELGTAVEAMQLAMGWIYPNAVLQYALRRLETFTIDVGQLQQKRDRLVQELGGMGYRLRPPEGTFYLFIHAPIEDDEAFTEALGQEDVFVLPGVLFETPGFFRMSLTASEDMVERSLPHFRAAMERAGQDRPEDADIKLPTGLIPIIPASPRKLP, from the coding sequence GTGACGGACTCCCCCGCCTCGCGCCGCGCCCTTGAGGTGGCCTCCATTCCGTCCTTCCAGAGGATCTCCGAGCACCTCAACCATTCCACCTACGCTCGCCGCAAACATCATCCCGGCATCTGCGACTTCACCTTGGGCAACCCGCACCAGATGCCGCAGGACGCCTACGTGGATGCGCTCCGGGACGCGCTCCACCCGCATGACGACCAGTGGTTCGCGTACAAAACCAATGAGGCGGATGCCCGGGAGGCGGCCGCGGACTCGCTAAGCCGGCTGCTCGATGTTCCGTTCGAAGCCGAGGACCTGTACCTCACCACCGGCGGCTTCACCGCAATCGCCCTCGCGCTGAAGGCGGTTACTGATCCTGGCGACGAGGTCATCTACAGCCTGCCGCCCTGGTTCCTCTACGAACCGCTGGCTGTCGAGGCCGGACTGGTCCCGGTGAAGGTCCGGATCGACCTCGAGACCTTCGACCTCGATCTGGCGGCCATTGAAGCGGCCATCACGGAGCGGACCCGGGTGGTGATCATCAATTCGCCGAACAACCCCACCGGCAGGATCTACCCGCCCGAACTCCTCCGCCAGCTGGCAACCCTCCTCGACGAGGCATCGGCACGGATAGGGCGGCGCATCTACCTGGTCTCCGACGAGCCGTACAACAGGATCGTCTTCGACGGCGCCCGCTTCCACAGCCCCGCGGAGTTCTATCCCTATACCCTCCTGGCCTATTCGTACGGCAAGACGCACTTGGCGCCGGGCGAGCGGATCGGGTACCTGGCGCTGCCGCCGAGCATGCCGGACCGCAAGGAGCTCGGCACCGCCGTCGAGGCGATGCAGCTGGCCATGGGCTGGATCTACCCCAACGCGGTGCTGCAGTACGCGCTTCGGCGGCTGGAGACGTTCACCATCGACGTCGGCCAGCTGCAGCAGAAGCGGGACCGGCTGGTCCAGGAGCTGGGCGGGATGGGATACCGGCTCCGGCCGCCCGAAGGCACCTTCTACCTGTTCATCCATGCCCCCATTGAAGACGACGAGGCCTTCACCGAGGCGCTCGGCCAGGAGGACGTCTTTGTGCTTCCGGGCGTCCTGTTCGAGACACCGGGGTTTTTCCGGATGTCCCTCACTGCCAGCGAGGACATGGTGGAGCGCAGCCTGCCCCACTTCCGGGCGGCCATGGAACGGGCGGGGCAGGACCGCCCCGAAGACGCCGACATCAAGCTCCCCACCGGCCTGATCCCCATCATTCCGGCGAGCCCGAGAAAACTGCCCTGA
- a CDS encoding class I SAM-dependent methyltransferase — protein MNDQAGADKALKEKHRAMWAQGDYPALASELLLDLGAILVQACNIKPRQRVLDVGAGAGNAAIPAAMMGARVIASDLTPEMFDAGRRQAADRGVELEWVEADAENLPFADGEFDVVMSCLGAMFAPHHQASADELVRVCRPGGTVGLLHWTPEGFIGQMFAAMKPFAPPPPPGAQPPPLWGSEDHVRELFGGRLDDIRAQKRTVAITSFRQPEDFVHYFKSHYGPTISVYKSLSGDDQKAKALDEALTELASTYIEAHGDTPAQMEWEYLLLTAKANAKPQETGL, from the coding sequence ATGAATGACCAGGCCGGGGCGGACAAAGCCCTGAAGGAAAAGCACCGGGCCATGTGGGCGCAGGGCGACTACCCTGCCCTCGCGAGCGAGCTCCTCCTGGACCTGGGCGCCATCCTGGTGCAGGCCTGCAACATCAAACCGCGCCAGCGCGTCCTGGATGTCGGCGCGGGCGCCGGCAATGCGGCCATTCCCGCGGCCATGATGGGCGCCCGCGTGATCGCCAGCGACCTCACCCCGGAGATGTTCGACGCCGGGCGGCGGCAGGCTGCCGACCGCGGGGTTGAGCTCGAGTGGGTGGAGGCCGACGCCGAGAATCTCCCCTTTGCGGACGGTGAGTTCGACGTCGTCATGTCCTGCCTCGGTGCCATGTTCGCCCCGCACCACCAGGCGAGCGCCGACGAACTGGTCCGCGTCTGCAGGCCGGGCGGGACCGTCGGGCTGCTGCACTGGACCCCGGAAGGCTTCATCGGGCAGATGTTCGCCGCCATGAAACCCTTCGCGCCGCCCCCGCCGCCCGGCGCACAGCCGCCACCGCTGTGGGGCAGCGAGGACCACGTCCGTGAGCTGTTCGGCGGACGGCTGGACGACATCCGGGCGCAGAAGCGGACCGTTGCCATCACGAGCTTCCGTCAGCCCGAAGACTTCGTGCACTATTTCAAGTCGCACTACGGGCCCACCATCTCCGTGTACAAGTCCCTGTCAGGCGACGACCAGAAAGCCAAGGCCCTGGACGAGGCCCTGACGGAGCTTGCCAGCACGTACATCGAAGCCCACGGCGATACGCCCGCACAGATGGAATGGGAGTATCTGCTGCTCACGGCGAAGGCCAACGCCAAGCCCCAGGAAACCGGGCTGTGA
- a CDS encoding ABC transporter permease, whose translation MRKLPLHIRLACCVLAVVVLSVALAGWIAPYPSAEQDLASRLSAPTGAHWLGTDHLGRDTLSRLLDGGRFSLTIAALATVLTAVIGTAIGVLSARRRGWLDEFFTRTNDILLAMPEMVVALFLVAALGAGYPSLLLALTVTGWTPFARLARALAYDVSARGFIEAARVLGCTPWFTVRRHILPHLAAPLLGQATLRFGQFLISVGALSYLGLGVQPPQSDWGSMLAAAQPYAVRSPMTILAPGLVIFTVALCVTLIGQHLARMSSSRLLLASAPAPEVTHA comes from the coding sequence ATGCGTAAACTTCCCCTGCACATCCGGCTCGCCTGCTGTGTGCTGGCCGTCGTGGTGCTGTCCGTGGCCCTGGCCGGCTGGATCGCGCCTTATCCGTCCGCCGAACAGGACCTCGCCTCACGCCTGTCCGCGCCCACCGGAGCCCACTGGCTGGGCACCGACCACCTAGGCCGTGACACCCTGAGCAGGCTGCTCGACGGCGGCCGCTTCTCCCTGACCATCGCCGCCCTGGCCACGGTGCTCACCGCGGTCATCGGCACGGCGATCGGCGTCCTCAGCGCGCGCCGGCGGGGGTGGCTGGACGAGTTCTTCACCCGCACCAACGACATCCTGCTGGCCATGCCGGAGATGGTGGTGGCACTGTTCCTGGTGGCCGCGCTGGGAGCAGGCTATCCGTCCCTGCTGCTGGCCCTGACCGTCACAGGCTGGACACCCTTCGCGCGGCTCGCCCGGGCCCTGGCCTACGACGTTTCCGCCCGCGGCTTCATCGAGGCGGCCCGCGTGCTGGGCTGCACTCCCTGGTTCACGGTGCGGCGGCACATCCTGCCGCACCTGGCCGCGCCGCTGCTGGGACAGGCCACGCTCCGGTTCGGGCAGTTCCTGATCAGCGTCGGCGCCCTGTCCTACCTGGGACTCGGTGTGCAGCCCCCGCAGTCCGACTGGGGCTCGATGCTCGCCGCCGCCCAGCCATACGCCGTGAGATCGCCGATGACCATCCTCGCGCCCGGCCTAGTGATCTTCACGGTGGCGCTGTGCGTCACGCTCATCGGACAGCACCTGGCGCGCATGTCCAGCAGCCGGCTGCTGCTGGCTTCCGCCCCTGCCCCGGAGGTCACCCATGCGTGA
- a CDS encoding serine hydrolase has product MSRAPGRHRVRSRRRPGAAATTQTVPRPAEPRGRLLIICAAMVLTATTAYASAVAPSPVPSRVMPAAASPSGTPAGQATKPVQQATTQVPSPAKATKPKATATKRAAPSPRAAVVRPTPAPAAPEPKAAPGPPPPQPVAPANATLKQQLSAIIAANSRYQMGVALVDMSDGVVRQYGVEEKFVAASTGKILAAAAYYHLAEAGVVSLAAPMGGTTAAFQIRQMIQQSNNTSWALILGAVGYQGIHDYAASLGIPYDRTYNTLSAAETARILVQLYNGRLLNAPHTAELLSYMQNTNFESLIPAAVPPAVTVFHKYGLLNGNLHDASILVQGQRAFAFVVYSRGPSVADIPVQTAIIRQLTQVVVEQLF; this is encoded by the coding sequence ATGAGCAGGGCTCCGGGCCGGCATCGCGTCCGCAGCCGCCGCCGGCCAGGCGCGGCAGCAACCACCCAAACAGTTCCCCGGCCTGCAGAGCCGCGCGGCCGGCTGCTGATCATCTGCGCCGCGATGGTGCTGACCGCAACCACTGCCTACGCGTCAGCCGTGGCGCCGTCACCGGTGCCATCAAGGGTCATGCCGGCGGCGGCCTCCCCTTCCGGAACCCCCGCAGGGCAGGCAACCAAGCCTGTTCAACAAGCGACGACGCAGGTCCCCAGCCCAGCAAAAGCTACCAAACCCAAGGCGACGGCCACTAAGCGGGCGGCACCTTCCCCGCGCGCCGCCGTCGTCCGTCCCACCCCGGCACCCGCCGCGCCAGAACCAAAGGCGGCCCCTGGCCCACCGCCGCCGCAGCCGGTGGCCCCCGCCAATGCAACTCTCAAGCAGCAGCTCAGCGCCATCATCGCGGCTAACAGCAGGTACCAGATGGGGGTTGCCCTGGTTGACATGTCCGACGGCGTTGTCCGCCAGTATGGAGTCGAAGAGAAGTTCGTCGCGGCCAGCACGGGCAAGATCCTTGCCGCCGCCGCGTACTACCACCTGGCCGAAGCAGGTGTGGTGTCCCTTGCAGCGCCAATGGGCGGCACTACCGCGGCCTTCCAGATCCGCCAGATGATCCAGCAGAGCAACAACACATCCTGGGCCCTGATCCTGGGGGCAGTCGGCTACCAGGGGATCCACGACTACGCGGCGTCGCTCGGCATTCCCTACGACAGGACCTACAACACCCTGTCCGCGGCGGAGACGGCCAGGATTCTGGTCCAGCTGTACAACGGGCGTCTGCTCAACGCGCCCCACACCGCCGAGCTGCTGTCCTACATGCAGAACACGAACTTTGAGTCGCTGATCCCTGCCGCCGTGCCGCCGGCCGTTACCGTTTTCCATAAGTACGGGCTGCTCAACGGGAACCTGCACGACGCCAGCATCCTGGTCCAGGGCCAGCGCGCCTTCGCATTCGTCGTGTACTCCCGGGGCCCCAGCGTTGCAGACATCCCCGTACAGACGGCCATCATCCGCCAACTCACCCAGGTGGTCGTGGAACAGCTGTTCTGA
- a CDS encoding ATP-binding cassette domain-containing protein, producing MREGLIIEDLHLSLRAPAGGPSVRPVLSGVGLTVAPGEFVALVGASGSGKTMTALSVLGLLPPQIQAVSGSITLGGTDLLAASGAELNRLRGGRIGMLYQQPKRMFNPRMTIGSHLAEPLKLHRGLRGRLARAQSLELLTNAGFEDPERVARAYPHQLSGGMAQRAMLALAMAGQPELLLADEPTSALDKVLERQILELIDSQRRQHGLGVLYITHDLATVSAFADRVVVMDAGRVQEEGPARSVLGAPQTACARELLEACALTRRRIVVAGEALGLAPSRDILALDGVTKRFAKGRGARPALEDVSLSLREGEILGVLGQSGSGKSTLARLLVEVEAPDRGSITRTLPAGDGKGDGGGSTLGVPGTEVQLVFQEPHDAFDPRMRLFASLEAPLLRQRTGTPDGRRERIHQTVRDVELDTDLLDRYPSQCSGGQLQRLTIARALLLDPAVLICDEATSALDAVTQRKVLDLLLRLHRDRRLSLIMISHDMNVIRYMSHRVAVLYQGALVELAGTSEFFANPRHGHSKELVAAARVHPTACAAPVACSDLAACAHRVLGANVAGGRPGISGALELVSAPDA from the coding sequence ATGCGTGAGGGCCTGATCATCGAGGACCTGCACCTCAGCCTGCGGGCTCCCGCCGGGGGTCCATCCGTCCGTCCGGTGCTGTCCGGCGTCGGCCTCACCGTGGCTCCTGGCGAGTTTGTAGCCCTGGTGGGGGCCTCCGGAAGCGGCAAGACGATGACCGCGCTGTCCGTCCTGGGGCTGCTGCCGCCGCAGATCCAGGCCGTGTCGGGGTCCATCACCCTGGGCGGAACCGACCTGCTTGCGGCCAGCGGCGCCGAGCTCAACCGCCTGCGCGGCGGCCGGATCGGGATGCTGTACCAGCAGCCCAAGCGCATGTTCAACCCCCGCATGACCATTGGCAGTCATCTGGCGGAGCCGTTGAAGCTGCACCGCGGCCTGCGCGGACGCCTGGCCAGGGCGCAGTCGCTGGAGCTGCTCACCAACGCCGGGTTTGAGGACCCGGAACGGGTTGCCCGGGCGTATCCGCACCAGCTGTCCGGCGGCATGGCGCAGCGGGCCATGCTGGCACTGGCCATGGCCGGACAGCCGGAGCTGCTGCTCGCCGACGAGCCGACGTCCGCGCTGGACAAGGTGCTGGAGCGGCAGATCCTGGAACTGATCGACTCCCAGCGGCGCCAGCACGGGCTCGGCGTCCTCTACATCACGCACGACCTGGCCACCGTCTCCGCCTTCGCTGACCGCGTGGTGGTGATGGATGCCGGCCGCGTCCAGGAGGAAGGCCCGGCCAGGTCCGTCCTCGGCGCACCCCAAACTGCTTGTGCCAGGGAGCTGCTGGAGGCGTGCGCCCTCACCCGCCGTCGAATTGTGGTGGCCGGGGAGGCCCTCGGCCTCGCCCCGTCCCGCGACATCCTTGCGCTGGACGGCGTCACCAAGCGGTTCGCCAAGGGGCGCGGCGCCCGGCCGGCTCTGGAGGACGTCTCGCTGAGCCTCCGCGAAGGCGAGATCCTCGGCGTCCTGGGCCAGTCAGGCTCCGGGAAGAGCACGCTGGCCCGGCTGCTGGTGGAGGTTGAGGCCCCCGACCGCGGCAGCATTACCCGGACACTGCCGGCAGGGGACGGCAAGGGCGACGGCGGCGGCAGCACTCTCGGTGTCCCCGGCACCGAGGTGCAGCTCGTCTTCCAGGAACCGCACGACGCGTTCGACCCGCGGATGAGACTGTTCGCCAGCCTCGAAGCGCCGCTGCTCAGGCAGCGGACGGGGACGCCGGACGGGCGCCGGGAGCGCATCCACCAGACCGTCCGGGATGTTGAGCTGGACACCGACCTGCTGGACAGGTACCCAAGCCAGTGTTCGGGCGGCCAGCTGCAGCGGCTGACGATCGCCCGGGCCCTGCTGCTGGACCCGGCAGTGCTGATCTGCGACGAGGCGACGTCGGCGCTGGATGCCGTCACGCAGCGCAAGGTCCTGGATCTGCTGCTGCGCCTGCACCGGGACCGCCGGCTTTCGCTGATCATGATTTCCCACGACATGAACGTCATCCGGTACATGAGCCACAGGGTGGCCGTGCTGTACCAGGGCGCCCTAGTGGAGCTGGCCGGCACCTCCGAGTTCTTCGCCAACCCCCGGCACGGGCACAGCAAGGAGCTGGTGGCGGCGGCCCGCGTGCATCCGACGGCCTGCGCTGCTCCCGTTGCCTGCAGTGACCTTGCCGCCTGTGCTCATCGGGTGCTGGGCGCGAACGTTGCTGGCGGCCGGCCCGGGATTTCCGGCGCCCTGGAACTCGTCAGCGCCCCGGACGCCTAG